The sequence below is a genomic window from Serinus canaria isolate serCan28SL12 chromosome 4A, serCan2020, whole genome shotgun sequence.
ctgtgtttgAACCCAGCCAATGATATTTGTGCCACACCTGCTCAGTCAGGATACTTCTGCTGTATTAGGTGCTGAAAAACATAGGGTAGGTTTGCCCACACATTTGTGCAAGCCAGATGaacactgctggagcagctcaggtcaGGGAAGTGCTTCTGGCCCCCAGCACTGAAGCTCTGCTGCACTCAGAGGACCTGCCTAACACAATGTAGGGACCTAAGGTGGTCAAGATCTTTATGGCCTGTTGTTCTGTCCCAAAGAGAACATGGCTCCTTGTAGCACAGCTGGGGTCTTGGACCTCGTACTAGTCCACCTGAGCCATCTTATCTGGTTCACTCTGTCATTGCTATTCCAAGCCCAAGGCTTACCTGCTCTTGCCAAAGCTATGGAATGTGGCATGTTGTGACATTAATGAGTTTGGTGTCCTCTTGCTGCCATTCACATGGAGTACAGGCTTAGATCCTTCTCCAGAATGGCTTTTGCCTGAACTCTGTTGGCTCTCTGAAACCAACCCCAGATGTGCAGGATGCCTGACCAGCCAAGTGTACTGCAGCAGAGATACCTCCCCTGACTAAATGGTGCCTTTGGTCTAACCTGAGGCCCACTGGCCATGCTAAcgtggagctcagggcaggctgATGGTGGATGCAGCAGTGCAGCTAATGGAGTTACCTGCTTCCAGGTCCTGAAGCTGCAGTTTACATTGGAGTCTCTCTACAGCATTGCGGTGTAGGCATACGGAAGCTGAGATGTGTATTTGGGAATGAGAAGTCTGTTTAATTTGGGCCTGCCCTAATTGCTGGCATGAAATCCTTAATTGTGTCATTAAACTATAAAGATCATCAATATGCTTTGATCTGACAAATAAAGATGCCTTGTATTCAGGATGAGTCACAAATCTGTGAGTCAGGAGAAGCGAATGGATCGCAAATACATGGCAATAAATGAATAGATTGGAGAGCACAGCATTTTGATGTGACTAATCAAATTGTCTAAAAGGATTGAAGTGTGATGCAAGGCTTTGATGGGAAATCCAAGACAGAGCTTTTTAACtaatactttgtttttcttttttctgtacaCAGACAACGTTTCCTGTGACTCCATCGCTTGCAACAAGCCCCACAATGGCTTTTAGTCCCTACCTGAGTCATGTTTCTCCTGGGATGGGTTTAGTTCCTGCAGAGCTTTTACCAAATACTCCTGTCCTGGTTTCTGGAAATCCTACTGTTACAGTACCgggaggctctgctgggcagaaaCTGATACGTACGGATAAACTGGAGGTATTTGGACATCTGATACAATACTGCTGACAGGGATGAACAGGACATGTGGTCCCAGCTGTTGCTCTCTGCTAAAATGACCTGATGCAGCACAGTACAGAGTTGAACTTGCAGCTTTCCtagcacagggctgctgctctttgccagAGCAGACGCTTTTGCGGGGACTTTTCTCAAATCCTTGGAAATTTGGGAAAACTCACTCCTCTGGTATCAGTGGGTATTAGAGCAGGGTTAGGATTGGTTTTTTGTATGTGATCTGccatgcttaaaaaaaacccaaaaaaaccaagtaGATGGTCTGCTCTTAAACTTTGTTGGGTGGGAGATGTTTTGGAGATAACAGATGTTTCCCTTTTCTAGAGATGGGCTTATTGAGCTTTTACAGAAAACTTTAGGCATTACACTGGTGGGAGTGGAGAGTGTGTGATGTTGGAAAGACATCTCTCCCTCCTCAGTTAGCTGGACATGCTGGGACTTAATGGTGTAGGAGTTGTAAACGTCTTTCAAACCATAAGCAGAGACTCTGCAGGAGATAAGGGCTGAGGACCTGAATTCAGAGGCCCCTGCAGGTGTAAATTATAACACAGGAAGATAACAGAGAAGGGTGTCATTTCAAAACACATTGTTTTGTGTTATGTACTTTATCTTGCCTTGCTGACATCTCACCTTTCCCCACACTCAGTCTGATTGCACACTGGTACGTGAGCTACGCCACTTGCTATATTATTCAACAACTTCTCTCAGTTCCTCAGACAAGAAACCTTGCAGATTTTTTGTGAAACCTTTTTGTCTGCCTCTGATGCTTCAGTGGTCATAACTTAGGAGGATCTGTGAGATCCTAGTACAACTAGTAATTTTGGCAGCACCTTCAAACACATTGCTGTGTAACTAAATGTGCTGTCACGTAATGCCAGGGTCGGGGTTTTACTGTGAAGGGCAGGGAGGCTATTTATGTGAAAGAGGCACCTTATGtttaagaaaaattacttgTTGCAAATAGCAGTAGCatgtaacatttaaaattaaatgtcttGCCTAAGATTGTGCTCCATAACAAATACATAATCCAGGTGAGACACAAATGGCAGAGTTATTAACATTTAAGCTTTAGAGGCAGGGGAAGAATCCTGAGCTGCAAAAGTTTTGTCAAAATAACATTGATTTTCTGGGGTCACTGTCCATTCTGCACAAATTCTGTACTTCACTTGCATTTGGTAATTTGCCTTATTAATGTTGGGGTTCTTTTCACCCCCTGAAGCAGTTGTGAGTAGAACCAGCTACCCCTGTGTCTGTTGATATACATGCTACCCCAGATGAGCGTGGATTTAGAATATGCACATGGTTTAATGTGGCCAACTGAACTGATATTCTGTGTTGAAAATATTGAATGAAAAGTAACTTCATCTTCTGCTCAACAATGTGACTTTCTTTTAAGGTTTGTCGAGAGTTTCAGCGTGGAAATTGCACACGTGGTGAGAATGATTGCCGCTATGCTCACCCTATAGATATTGCAATGATAGacacaaatgaaaatactgtTACAGTTTGCATGGATTACATCAAAGGTCGATGCTCTAGGGAGAAATGCAAGTACTTTCATCCCCCTGCACACCTGCAAGCCAAAATCAAGGCAGCTCAACACCAGGTGAACcagacagctgcagctgcaatgGTAAGTAGAGCTCTTCTCAAGGTGCATTTCCATTGCTAAGAGATTCCACGTATCATATGTGTCATTTGTGGAAAAGTAGAGAGCTTTGTAAATGGCTGACTAGAGAGCTGAGAGCATGTGCAAGATGCATCCCATCTCTTCATCCTGTCTCTGTGCTCACCACAGCATGAAGCCCTCAGTGGCACAGTACATCTCACCAGGTAGGGACATGGTACCCAGCCCTGTGGTTTGGTGACATGACATTGTGATGTGACATGAATGCAAATGCAGCAGCACCCAACACCTTCCCTGGCTGAGTCATAGGGGTCAGTTCAGCTTCCTCAATACACAATATATCCTTTTCAGGGAGAACCTGGCCTGTTCTCTGCAAAAAGCAGATGGTATCAGTTGCCTGAGCTTAGCAAACTTGTGTCCGATACCTTTGCCAAGACTTAGTGAAATTACAAGACAAAAACCAAGGGTGACTTCCTGACTTGTTTGATGCTTTGGACGTGGTAGAGATGGTCCCACTTGCATTTTAAGTTGAACTGTGGCTACTTACATCTATAGTTCCAAACATTAGTCAAGGAAGACTCACCAGGTGACCCCTAGCTCGTATAAATGTTTGCCATTCTGTTGAGTTGGGTTTAATGGAACCTGTTAATTCCAGAGatgagagagctggggagggaacaAGAGGCCCAGGGGATCTTATCCATATGCATAAATTCCTGATGTGGGAGGCAAAGAAGGTGAAGGGAAGCTCTTCCCTGTGGTTCCCAATAAAAAGATAAGAAGCAATGGGCATAAATTGAAATTCAGGACATTCCAtttaaacataaagaaaaactTATTTACCAAAGAAAGATCTAGCACTACAACAGGATTCACTGTCCTAGTAGATACTGAGAACCTGTATCTGAACCTGAATGGAGTGTAAAGCAAGCTGCTGTAGttgaccctgctttgagcagggtGTTGGTCTAGCTGATCTCTAGAGGTTCCTTCCATCTCttctatgatttttaaaatttttctaattaatatttaaaaggcTCTTGCTTCCTCTTTGATTTAGAATTAAGGCTACTAAAATTTTTCTAAAtaccttatttttttaagatagtAAAGGAGGttgcttttaatttataatgaaatttaacacagagccagggcagttCTAGAAATTAAACAAGTGCCCTCCTTGTAGCATCAGTATTACCTGGAATGTAATTTGAACAATTAATTTATACTGCAGTATTTATTTGTCCTGCAGAGTTTATTTATTAgttttcttactgtttttattgttgttgaAATAAGAGTCCAGGTCTGTTGAAAAATAACCTTCTGAAATGAAACTCCTGTGTTCTTCACAATTGAATCTTTACTTTTTCACTAATTATCTAGGACACTGCTACTTAACCAAAGCCAATGCATGTTTTATTCATCCAGCTGGCTTctcttaaaaatgtaattaaccCTATTTGTATGCTGTTAACGAGaacctttaaaatatttatagatgGCTTGTTGCATCACCCCGCTACCAAAACAGCCTACATTATTCATTAACTTTTCAAGGTTTGATGCATTTACTGTACCTGTTGAGGTGTAAGACTTTATTAAAGGGGAGAAAGGTACTCCATTTTCTTGGAGGGAAAAACAGATTCCAGGCTATGGGTCTACGTTCTAAAACAGATTTAGAATGACTTCAAATCtaaattcagcatttctgaaggACCCAATGCTGCAGTTACTTGATGTGCACAAGTAGCAGCTTTACTCATTCCTGCTTGGCTGAAGTCAGTGCAGCACTGGATGAACTGGGTAAGGCTCTGTCCCCAGTTCAGGACAGCACTTAAGCATGTGCTTGAAGCTCCCTCCTTTTCCAGTGGTCCTTTCTCCTCCATGAGTGCTCTGCTGGCCTCTGCATGGTGTGTAGGTGCAGCatgagggctggagcccagtGCCAGTCCCTGTGCAGGTGCTGATCCCTgagtgctcctgccctgctgtgcctgctgatGTGACAAAGCTCCAAAGCACGTGTCCTGTGATGAcatttctttacttttaaaacttACCGAGGCAAAATAACTGACTTGCCACTAGGCCAGGTAATTACCCAGCCACCCCATGTTGTGCATGCCTCgtctttttaatatattgtaTAATGCattcactttttaatttctttttctcttcgCCTTCCCAAATTGTTGCTCTCTCTTGACACACCTCTGCTTGCTGTTTTTGTTACTGTGCTTGATCCCCCTCCCCGGCCCATTGCCATCATGTGCTCGCTGCCTGCTAATTAAGACTCAGCCAGCTGTCAGATCACTGAAGCGACCGCTCGAGGCAACCTTTGACCTGGTACTTGGACCTTTCACCTTCTCGCTTTGCACGTAACCATCTTAATCTGCATGAAAGCCTTCTGCTCTTGGTCTGTGGTGTTAGTCCCTGGGGAGactgcccatcccagccagaaATGTTCAGTGTGCGTTCAGACATGCCAATCCTGAGCCCCACATACCATCCATTAACGTCTGAGCTTTGCCTCCTGAAGCCTAGATGTGTTTTGGAGACAGTGAATAATCTCGGggggaggcagctctggcttTTGAAGTGTTTTTCCAAACACTGGCAGCTTTGGAGTCACAAGATGCAATGTTTGAGGGAGAATTTAAGAATTTAGCTCATTAGATCTGCAGTGTGCTCTAAATGCCAGAGGACTGGGTGGTTGCGGGACAGATCCAGTAACTTAACTTTGTATTCCCAGCATCACAGCcttgcctggcagtgccatgctGGTAACTGCCCTGCATGAGAGCATTCTGTGTAATGAACACAAGTGAGATTTAGGGGGAAGAGGGCTAAACAGCATCCTTGGGTATCTGTGCTGGGAACTGAAGCAGGT
It includes:
- the MBNL3 gene encoding muscleblind-like protein 3 isoform X3, encoding MFAQQMQFMLPGAQLQPITTFPVTPSLATSPTMAFSPYLSHVSPGMGLVPAELLPNTPVLVSGNPTVTVPGGSAGQKLIRTDKLEVCREFQRGNCTRGENDCRYAHPIDIAMIDTNENTVTVCMDYIKGRCSREKCKYFHPPAHLQAKIKAAQHQVNQTAAAAMALPPGALQPLPKRPALEKNNGATTVFNPSVFHYQQALANMQLQQPAFIPTVPMMHGATPTTVSAATTPATSVPFAATATANQISQLSVDELSSSMFVSQM